One Aerococcus urinaeequi DNA segment encodes these proteins:
- a CDS encoding phosphomevalonate kinase, with the protein MAQSYNDSTIIHTNNDTDAIKVAVPGKLFLAGEYAVVSSGQAALLTTVDAFLHLTLEANSGQNGYLITNQADHPLAWTYDVNGQVVSDDPEAGEFPLIWQAIQTVMAYAEAVGMKSATTPDYFDLEITSDLDAADGTKYGLGSSGAISVAVVSALLKYYKLDQNITESQWVYRVYKLVAITQAQLGMVGSLGDVAASAQTGVIYYQNFDREWFNQQAKSTGEDIHHLIEEFWPELMIEQLPIDPDWTLSLVWSKEKASTEDLLKMVAHHISERELEEIMSTFKQLAKRQVLMAKAAIQMNEWSLFKSAIKDNFENILNYTQTLNKPYLTKSFKKALKLVTSDKSVAKISGAGAGDCAYAISSQADEAKNVQATWRENDLVVLPFAFWQRNEQER; encoded by the coding sequence ATGGCGCAATCTTATAATGATAGCACGATAATCCATACGAATAACGATACAGATGCCATCAAGGTGGCCGTACCGGGGAAATTATTCCTTGCGGGCGAATATGCAGTGGTGAGTTCTGGCCAAGCTGCCTTGTTAACGACTGTTGACGCCTTCTTACACCTCACTTTAGAGGCAAATTCCGGGCAAAATGGCTATTTAATCACCAACCAAGCTGACCATCCACTTGCTTGGACCTACGACGTCAATGGTCAAGTTGTTTCTGACGATCCAGAAGCTGGGGAATTCCCCTTAATCTGGCAAGCTATACAAACTGTGATGGCATACGCTGAAGCAGTTGGTATGAAGTCAGCAACAACTCCTGATTACTTTGATTTAGAAATCACTTCTGATCTTGATGCTGCAGATGGCACCAAATACGGTTTAGGATCTTCCGGCGCTATTTCAGTAGCTGTAGTATCTGCCCTTTTAAAATATTATAAATTAGACCAAAATATTACCGAGTCTCAATGGGTTTACCGGGTATATAAGCTAGTAGCGATTACCCAAGCACAGCTAGGTATGGTTGGTTCCCTTGGTGATGTAGCAGCTAGCGCTCAAACTGGTGTCATTTATTATCAAAATTTTGACCGTGAATGGTTTAACCAACAAGCTAAATCTACTGGGGAAGATATCCATCACTTAATTGAAGAATTTTGGCCCGAGTTGATGATTGAACAATTGCCGATTGACCCAGACTGGACTTTATCCCTAGTTTGGTCTAAAGAAAAGGCATCGACTGAAGACTTACTAAAAATGGTAGCCCACCATATTTCTGAAAGAGAATTAGAAGAAATTATGTCGACTTTTAAACAATTGGCTAAACGTCAAGTGTTAATGGCTAAGGCAGCTATTCAAATGAATGAATGGTCTTTATTTAAATCTGCTATTAAGGATAATTTTGAAAATATTTTAAATTACACACAAACACTGAATAAGCCGTATTTAACCAAGTCATTTAAGAAAGCACTAAAATTAGTTACATCAGATAAGTCTGTTGCCAAAATTTCCGGCGCTGGTGCTGGTGACTGTGCTTATGCAATTTCTAGTCAAGCTGATGAAGCTAAAAATGTCCAAGCCACATGGCGAGAAAACGACCTTGTCGTTTTACCTTTCGCCTTTTGGCAAAGAAATGAACAGGAGAGATAA
- the fni gene encoding type 2 isopentenyl-diphosphate Delta-isomerase gives MNRKDAHVHNAEMQYQTAPTDFESVRFVHPSLSHQEFHNIDLSTTLFKQQFDRPFYINAMTGGSAWTKKINGMFAEVARECHLPMASGSVSAALKDPSVADSFTIIREVNPNGFVMANVGADKDLEAAKRAVDLLDADALQIHLNTAQEIVMPEGDRDFRKLEDHIVDIVENLDRPVMVKEVGFGMSYQTMHHLQSLGVNTIDVSGTGGTNFANIENARRENKEFSYMADWGQSTVISLLEAQPLMSQTAIVASGGIKDPLQMMKALALGASAVGMSGQFLHSVLSEGVDATIEMVKSYDEQLRLLMMVLDCQNLNELRNTDLMITGKPAEWSRLRRINIEYFASRSQN, from the coding sequence ATGAACCGTAAAGATGCCCATGTGCACAATGCTGAAATGCAGTATCAAACAGCACCTACCGATTTTGAATCTGTCCGCTTTGTCCATCCCTCATTATCCCACCAAGAGTTTCATAATATCGACTTGTCTACAACATTGTTCAAACAGCAATTTGACCGCCCTTTCTATATTAATGCGATGACTGGTGGTTCTGCTTGGACTAAAAAGATTAATGGCATGTTTGCTGAAGTGGCCCGTGAATGTCATTTACCAATGGCCTCTGGCTCAGTATCAGCTGCTTTAAAAGACCCTTCTGTAGCAGATTCATTTACAATTATACGTGAGGTTAATCCAAATGGCTTTGTAATGGCAAACGTAGGCGCAGACAAGGACTTAGAAGCTGCCAAACGAGCTGTGGACTTGCTTGATGCAGATGCACTACAAATCCACCTAAATACGGCACAAGAGATCGTGATGCCTGAAGGTGATCGTGATTTTAGAAAATTAGAAGACCATATTGTGGATATTGTCGAAAACCTAGACAGACCAGTTATGGTCAAAGAGGTTGGTTTTGGTATGTCATATCAAACCATGCATCACCTTCAAAGTTTAGGTGTCAATACGATTGACGTATCAGGTACTGGTGGTACTAATTTTGCCAATATCGAGAATGCCCGCCGTGAAAACAAGGAATTCTCTTATATGGCTGATTGGGGACAATCTACAGTGATTTCTTTATTAGAGGCACAACCATTAATGAGCCAAACAGCAATCGTCGCTTCAGGGGGGATTAAAGATCCGTTGCAGATGATGAAGGCTTTAGCTTTAGGTGCATCAGCTGTGGGTATGTCAGGACAATTTTTACATTCTGTTCTTAGTGAAGGCGTTGATGCTACGATTGAGATGGTAAAATCTTACGACGAGCAATTACGTTTACTAATGATGGTATTAGATTGTCAGAACTTAAATGAATTAAGAAATACTGACCTCATGATTACCGGAAAACCAGCTGAATGGTCAAGATTACGCCGAATTAATATCGAATACTTTGCATCTAGAAGTCAAAACTAA
- the arcC gene encoding carbamate kinase: protein MGKKIVVALGGNAILSDDPTAEGQIAALRYTSERLIELVKQGHQVIISHGNGPQVGNLMLQQDAAASAENPVLPLDALVGMTQGSIGYWLQNTLNEALAKEGLDNKVATLITQVVVDPEDPAFANPTKPVGPFLTKEDAERLSAENGDQYVEDAGRGYRKVVASPKPQTIVEYPIIKSLINQDFITISAGGGGIPVEEAEFGYKGVEAVIDKDFASAKLAELVEADYLFILTGVDNVYVNYNQPNQEKLEEVTVDQLKGWIAEDQFAPGSMLPKVEAAISLVENRPESKVVITSLENIEAIFGGGSATVVSAK, encoded by the coding sequence ATGGGTAAAAAAATTGTCGTCGCTTTAGGCGGAAATGCTATTTTATCAGATGATCCTACTGCAGAAGGGCAAATAGCTGCACTTCGCTATACAAGCGAGCGATTAATCGAGTTGGTGAAGCAAGGTCACCAAGTTATCATTAGTCATGGAAATGGCCCTCAAGTAGGAAATTTAATGTTACAACAAGATGCTGCAGCGTCAGCTGAAAACCCCGTCTTACCACTTGATGCGTTAGTGGGAATGACTCAAGGTAGTATTGGTTATTGGTTACAAAACACTTTAAACGAAGCATTAGCCAAAGAAGGTTTGGATAATAAGGTAGCTACTTTAATTACGCAAGTAGTAGTAGACCCAGAGGATCCAGCCTTTGCTAACCCAACTAAGCCAGTGGGGCCTTTCTTAACAAAAGAAGATGCTGAACGCCTTAGCGCTGAAAACGGTGACCAATATGTTGAGGATGCAGGGCGAGGCTACCGAAAAGTTGTCGCATCACCAAAACCACAAACAATAGTTGAATATCCAATTATTAAATCACTTATTAACCAAGACTTTATCACAATCTCTGCAGGTGGGGGTGGCATCCCTGTTGAAGAAGCTGAATTTGGTTATAAAGGTGTAGAAGCGGTTATTGACAAGGATTTTGCGTCAGCAAAATTAGCTGAATTAGTCGAAGCTGATTACTTGTTTATTTTAACGGGTGTAGATAATGTTTACGTAAACTACAATCAACCTAATCAAGAGAAACTAGAAGAAGTAACTGTTGATCAATTAAAAGGTTGGATTGCAGAAGATCAATTCGCACCTGGCTCTATGCTACCCAAAGTTGAAGCAGCTATTTCTTTAGTTGAAAATCGTCCAGAAAGTAAAGTAGTGATCACTTCATTAGAGAATATTGAAGCTATCTTTGGTGGCGGGTCAGCTACAGTCGTTTCCGCTAAATAA
- a CDS encoding DUF2877 domain-containing protein produces the protein MKINLNSEDNNRSSSYLVSDYLTKILLAKPRLTGRIESIFEKGFNLLIQEQLIFVGTDENNLSAFGIVIPRQTFGKIKSEISVGQQVRLESTVENNHFIHLKWTIYSRPRTILVEMTDIKIVATGLPKLAIKQVLKPEVMNAFNQDVIWKQSGFTRSEYLENYYMQLRNSWNNDLAKHLIGAGIGLTPSGDDFLQGYIMMALVTGVDEQHVIPAIQSALEKRTTTRVSFNYYQVLFKGHVNYMWLNVFQAIENQDITGLQNAIQQVQQYGATSGNDILLGVRTYLNLYKSKYIKGENYG, from the coding sequence ATGAAAATTAATTTAAATAGTGAAGATAATAATCGCTCATCAAGTTACTTGGTGAGCGATTATCTCACTAAAATACTCTTAGCCAAGCCGCGCTTAACCGGTAGGATAGAAAGTATTTTTGAAAAAGGTTTTAATTTGTTGATTCAGGAACAACTGATATTTGTAGGAACAGATGAAAATAATCTATCGGCTTTTGGCATAGTTATACCTAGACAGACATTTGGAAAAATCAAAAGTGAGATTTCTGTAGGTCAACAAGTGAGACTAGAATCGACGGTTGAAAATAATCACTTTATTCACTTAAAGTGGACTATTTATAGTCGACCAAGAACAATACTAGTTGAAATGACAGATATAAAAATAGTAGCTACAGGTTTGCCAAAACTTGCAATAAAACAAGTGCTTAAACCTGAAGTTATGAATGCTTTTAACCAAGATGTTATATGGAAACAATCTGGATTTACGAGATCAGAGTACCTAGAAAATTACTATATGCAGTTACGAAATTCCTGGAATAATGATCTAGCCAAGCATTTGATTGGTGCCGGTATTGGTTTAACCCCAAGTGGTGATGATTTCTTGCAAGGTTATATCATGATGGCATTAGTCACAGGAGTTGATGAACAACATGTGATTCCTGCTATTCAATCAGCTTTAGAGAAGCGGACCACTACTAGAGTGTCTTTTAATTACTATCAAGTTTTATTTAAAGGCCATGTAAATTATATGTGGCTGAATGTTTTTCAAGCAATTGAGAATCAAGATATCACTGGTCTACAAAATGCAATTCAACAAGTTCAACAATATGGTGCTACCTCAGGCAATGATATATTGCTTGGTGTACGAACATATTTAAATCTTTATAAAAGTAAGTATATAAAGGGAGAAAATTATGGGTAA
- the allE gene encoding (S)-ureidoglycine aminohydrolase: MGYKNNNTGYREGLLENRSIIKKNNYAILTHDGLVNNVVPGFENTRISILGSPRMGASFSDFIAEFEKNGKNTLGFGGPGIETFVYVIKGNLIVADEAGNKDALTTGGYAFFPVDEKMYFENGQTETTEAFLYQRKYEPLAGYQAHKVIGNKDSVQPIEYEGMKDVLLWDLLPTDDLGFDMNFHILSFSPGASHGYIETHYQEHGAYLLSGKGMYNLDNNWYPVQKGDYIFMAAYTPQAAYATDREEPLTYVYSKDANRNPGV, from the coding sequence ATGGGATACAAAAATAATAATACAGGTTACCGTGAAGGTTTACTGGAAAATCGATCAATCATTAAAAAGAATAATTATGCTATTTTAACGCATGATGGCCTAGTGAACAATGTGGTTCCTGGTTTTGAAAATACACGTATTTCAATTCTTGGTTCACCACGAATGGGTGCAAGTTTTTCTGATTTTATCGCTGAATTTGAAAAAAATGGTAAAAATACCCTTGGATTTGGTGGTCCAGGTATTGAAACTTTTGTATATGTTATCAAAGGTAATTTGATTGTCGCAGATGAGGCAGGTAATAAAGATGCGTTAACTACAGGAGGCTATGCCTTTTTCCCAGTAGATGAAAAGATGTACTTTGAAAATGGCCAGACAGAAACTACAGAAGCATTCTTGTACCAAAGAAAATATGAACCACTAGCTGGTTATCAAGCACATAAAGTTATTGGTAATAAAGATTCAGTTCAACCGATTGAATATGAAGGTATGAAAGATGTTTTACTATGGGACTTGTTGCCGACAGATGATTTAGGTTTTGATATGAATTTCCACATATTGTCATTTTCACCTGGTGCAAGCCATGGTTACATTGAAACGCATTATCAAGAACATGGGGCTTATTTATTATCTGGTAAAGGGATGTATAATTTAGACAATAATTGGTATCCAGTACAAAAGGGTGATTACATTTTTATGGCAGCTTATACACCGCAAGCGGCTTATGCGACTGACCGTGAGGAGCCGTTGACCTATGTTTATTCTAAGGATGCTAACCGTAACCCAGGAGTTTAA
- a CDS encoding AzlD domain-containing protein has translation MTLFVVSLGFLCIAVRVLPALVMRNSKISPMVYKTMAYLPVTIFTAMIFTDIFFWESHFNLNLFENIKLIPALVSIFVAYRFKDIIKTIIAGVGTIALLYFLF, from the coding sequence ATGACATTATTTGTAGTTTCACTAGGATTTCTTTGTATCGCTGTGCGAGTTCTACCAGCACTTGTAATGCGGAATAGTAAGATCTCTCCAATGGTTTATAAGACAATGGCTTACCTACCTGTTACTATTTTTACAGCAATGATTTTTACCGATATATTTTTCTGGGAAAGCCATTTCAACCTCAACCTCTTTGAGAATATCAAACTCATTCCTGCACTTGTATCTATATTTGTCGCCTACCGATTTAAAGATATTATCAAGACAATCATCGCTGGTGTCGGCACAATTGCACTATTATATTTCTTATTTTAA